From a single Bos indicus isolate NIAB-ARS_2022 breed Sahiwal x Tharparkar chromosome 11, NIAB-ARS_B.indTharparkar_mat_pri_1.0, whole genome shotgun sequence genomic region:
- the NAT8 gene encoding LOW QUALITY PROTEIN: N-acetyltransferase 8 (The sequence of the model RefSeq protein was modified relative to this genomic sequence to represent the inferred CDS: substituted 1 base at 1 genomic stop codon) translates to MAPYHIHKYQDNDRKWVIDLFSKAMAEHIPTTFRHILKLPQTLVLLLGGPLALFLVSGSWVLAFVASLALFAALRFLAKYPWKQFKVMSLHTDLSDITKSYFSESGSCFXVAESKGQVVGIVGALPVKKPILQKKQLELLHLCVAPEHRGQGIAKALVRTLLTFARDQGYGEVVLTTSLLQHSAQALYQHLGFQKTSQFFLSTSWRLISLSQISVYLLPPLCSGLSGTGAGRGPVICFLAD, encoded by the coding sequence ATGGCTCCTTATCACATCCACAAATACCAGGATAATGACCGCAAATGGGTCATAGACTTGTTCTCTAAGGCGATGGCTGAGCACATTCCTACCACCTTCCGCCACATCCTGAAGCTGCCCCAAACCCTTGTGCTCTTGCTTGGGGGACCCCTTGCCCTATTCCTAGTCTCTGGCTCCTGGGTCCTGGCCTTCGTGGCCAGCCTCGCCCTCTTTGCTGCCCTGAGGTTCCTTGCCAAATACCCCTGGAAGCAGTTTAAAGTCATGTCTTTGCACACAGACTTGTCTGACATCACTAAATCTTACTTCAGTGAGAGTGGCTCCTGCTTCTGAGTGGCTGAGTCTAAGGGACAGGTGGTAGGCATAGTGGGAGCACTGCCTGTTAAGAAACCCATCCTGCAGAAGAAGCAGTTGGAGCTGCTTCACCTATGTGTGGCCCCTGAGCACCGAGGTCAAGGGATAGCCAAAGCCCTGGTCAGGACTCTCCTCACATTTGCACGAGACCAGGGCTATGGTGAAGTGGTCCTTACCACCAGCTTGCTGCAGCACTCTGCCCAGGCCCTTTACCAGCACCTTGGCTTCCAGAAGACGAGCCAGTTTTTCTTATCCACAAGCTGGAGGctaatttctctctctcaaatttcAGTTTACCTACTGCCTCCCCTCTGCTCAGGTCTCTCAGGCActggagcagggagggggccTGTGATCTGTTTTCTAGCAGATTAG